From the genome of Streptococcus oralis:
GTTTCTTCTTTGTAAGTTGTTTCAAGCAAACCAACACGAGCTGCCCCAACACCTTTACACCAGTCCATAGCAATGTCTTTCGCATTTCCTGTAGCATCTTGGTAAACTGCGTAAAGAGCTGGCACACCAAATCCTTCTTCGTAAGTACGACGTACCAAGTGTCCTGGTCCTTTAGGAGCACACATGAAGACATCTACATCTGCAGGAACTTTGATAAATTCAAAGTGGATATTGAAACCATGAGCAAATCCAACTGCATTTCCAGCTTCCAAGTTTGGAGCGATTTCTGCTTCGTACAATTCTTGTTGGATTTCGTCTGGTGCCAAAATCATAATAACGTCAGCCAATTTAGTTGCTTCTGCTACTGTGTAAGTGTCAAATCCGTCTTCTTTTGCTTTGTCAAAAGATTTACCTGGACGCACACCGATGATGACATCACGACCTGAATCACGCAAATTTTGCGCATGCGCATGTCCTTGTGAACCATAGCCGATTACGGCGATTTTTTTACCGTCAAGCGCTGCTACTTTAACATCTTTTTCGTATTCCATTTGAACTGCCATAGTTTTTCTCTCTTTTCTATTTTTTATTGCCTTATAGGCTGGTTTAACAAATTTAAGTTATTTTTATACTCAATGAAAATCAAAGAGTATTAATCGCGGGTAAAACCAGTTGCACCCGTACGAGCGATATTTTTAATACCATATGGTCGAATCACTCGCAATAAAGCTTCACTCTTTTCAGCATTTCCAGTCATCTGGATGGTGATTGAGCTTGGAGCCACATCTACTACTGTTGCACGGAAAGGTTGGATAATGGCCAAGATTTCTGCACGCTTTTCAGCAGGAGCAGATACCTTTACCAAGATAACTTCTCTTTCCAAGTGTGGTTTATCTGTGATATCTCGAATGCGAATCACATCAATCTGACGATTGAGCTGTTTAATGATTTGCTCTACTTCATCATGAGAAGCTACATCAATAATGATGGTGATACGTGATACATTGGGGTTCTCTGTCGCACCAA
Proteins encoded in this window:
- the ilvC gene encoding ketol-acid reductoisomerase; the protein is MAVQMEYEKDVKVAALDGKKIAVIGYGSQGHAHAQNLRDSGRDVIIGVRPGKSFDKAKEDGFDTYTVAEATKLADVIMILAPDEIQQELYEAEIAPNLEAGNAVGFAHGFNIHFEFIKVPADVDVFMCAPKGPGHLVRRTYEEGFGVPALYAVYQDATGNAKDIAMDWCKGVGAARVGLLETTYKEETEEDLFGEQAVLCGGLTALIEAGFEVLTEAGYAPELAYFEVLHEMKLIVDLIYEGGFKKMRQSISNTAEYGDYVSGPRVITEQVKENMKAVLADIQNGKFANDFVNDYKAGRPKLTAYREQAANLEIEKVGAELRKAMPFVGKNDDDAFKIYN
- the ilvN gene encoding acetolactate synthase small subunit, which translates into the protein MRRMLTARLQNRSGVLNRFTGVLSRRQVNIESISVGATENPNVSRITIIIDVASHDEVEQIIKQLNRQIDVIRIRDITDKPHLEREVILVKVSAPAEKRAEILAIIQPFRATVVDVAPSSITIQMTGNAEKSEALLRVIRPYGIKNIARTGATGFTRD